The window ACTTAAACGCATCAGTGCTAAATCTGACATTCCTTCAGCAGACAGGCATCAGTCAAGGCCTGGAGGCCAGATATGAACCATCTTGTGATTTTTATGGTCCACCAAAGAAAGTGTGTCTACTTTATGTTTCgtcctatttatttttaaaaaattttggTAGACTATATGTTTCAAAAACCTTTTAAAAGTATAGTGATGAACTACTCCTTCAAATCCTTTCTTATTTTCAAATCCCAATATTTTCCATAACTTCTGCACATACaaatagtaaaaataatagaaatgtGTAATAGAAATGTGTTATAGTAGTTGATTATGCCCTATAtagcaaattgttttttagttTCAAGGTTAtttgtgacattcattgctcaaTTATTAAGGGTCTTCTGTCCAAATACAGTTTTGCATAATTCTGTCATATAGCTGAGAATATATCAAGAGGGGGGATAACTCATGAAACATTCAAAACTTTTTACTGTGAGAGTGCATACGATACTGCATGTTTGCATTATATAGGCTACGTGCATTTTTCAAATCGCTAAAACATGCCATGAATCTTGAAATGCAGCAGACCTCTTTGACTTTCTGTTGAATATTGCATGATATGTGACCACTAATGGGTGTTCCCCACTTATGTGCAGCGCGTGACTGCCAAAGGGGGCTGCCTCTCCTCCCTTTAGAGTCATACAAATTCCCTATATAAACACCCACGGCGTCCATGGTACAAAAATGATGAGTTCACTTTGACCTTACCGCTACACTTTACGGACACATACTGTGTGTTTTGAGTGGTCATTTTGGTGACTGCGTGGGATTATTTGCAATAATCGTCCAGTAAAAATGTAGAATTCCCGTTTGTTGTCTTGTCGCAACTTTTAAAGTCACTTCACATTTTTTCTTACAATAACTGTGAGTAGAAGTTAGTATCTGATAAAGTACACACACAACTCAACTGTACGGCACTACAATACTATTGATCTGTGGCTCTGAAGTTGccaaaaaagaatattttttcttggGGCCCAAACCCCCTGGCAGCACCCTTGAACACCTCTGTCACTCATCTAAACAATTCAAATTATTTCCTGCTGTCTTTGATTTATCCAACATGGGTTGAAGGATAAGCAGAAACACATGCTATGAAGGACACATTTGGTACtcttatgaaatgccattgtGAATCCAAAGCATTCTGATTTAGTAACAATAACAAAGCTGCAAACGGGTCCTTGCAGTCCCTTATGTGATAGCAAATTAATCAAATGTAAGTAAGTAAGGAAATAAATCATCTGGGTTTGTCAAAGTGGTACATTTGCTTCACCGTTGTGAGATTTTGGGTTTGAACATTGTCTCCAGCCTTCctagtttgcatgttttcccccatatttgtgtgggttttctccaaaCAACTTCCTCCCAAGTTCAAAACCCCCTCGCCCATAGTCAGCTGTGATCCGCTCCAGCTCATTCGCAAACTTATGAGGTCAAGCACGACAGAAAATGTATTGGTTGATGGAAGACATTATACTACTACCTGCAGTGGAAttcacccaaaacaaaaatggccaaCTTTCTGTTCAATGTTCTGCACTGGcgactgaaatatttttgtgtgacCTGTTATGATAAGCAGTAcggctacttttttttttttttttaactttcccGGGGTTGGAGTTTTGAACTGGGGGTTGTGTTGAGGACCCCTTACAAAAATTGTGAGTTTTAGGGCATGATGAGGCCCCAATCAAAGGTGATTAATTTGTTACATTAATAAGCATTTTGGAATGAGAAAAAGTGGAATGTTATACAAAGGCTATGTCAGTCACCTGACCTGAATCTGATTGATGAAGAGAAAACAGAAGGGATGCAACACCAAGAGGAACTGTAGATAGTTGGCGTTCGTTTTGTtcgttttatttcaaatccatTGTGTTCAGAGGCAAAAAGATGAGAATTGTGTCCATGTCCCAATATTTGGGCTATGACGTCAACAAGTGTGACAATATACCGCAGTCATCACAGTGAATTAGAGGCTGATTATCATTCAAACAGAAGACGAACATGAGTCTGCCCAGAACCGAGCAGGTCAAAGACCCAGCAAACAAAAGGCTTTTTCTGGGAAAAGCAACAGAAGTACAAAGGCCCATAGTCAGCATTCCGACCGTGTTTTCCCATAATTGCCTAATTGTCATCCCTGGGTATTTGACTGGCATCCGCATGACAGTCTGAGCTCTCGCAGAAACAAAAGAGCCGTTTTCCTCCCGCTAAGAGCCTGCGTTATTCCAAAAACTCATGTCTTGTTCCAGGCTAAAAACTTAAGTTTTATCATTTGTTGACAAAACATTTGGGACATGCAGTAGTGGTTCACTGTTGAGTCAACACAACTGGTTGGCCTTTTATAGCCTCTTCCAAATTTGGTCAAATTCctcctttttgtttgcttggtATGTGATCTTGAAAGATAATTTGCTTAGTGGTGCAATTGGGGGATTTCCTATTTGTGATATCCTGTTTCTTTGGTTTGATATGCTTTCCCCTCGAgtgaattgaaaaaataaaatatgcaaaattgttgtccccccccctctccacaaaataaatagaacatCCAAGAAAAGATGGTGACTGGcagtaaacaaaaacatttacataatCTATCtcagtttgaaaatatttgtagaTGAGTTCACTGTTTTGGCATGCTGGCTCCAAATTATAATGGGCCATTATTTTGTAGAACTCCACCTCTGccacatgactttttttttctttaaacttATCCACACATATTAATACCCTTTCTAAAATACATGTAACATTTAAGACATAacttatagattttttttctgtgctgtGGGAAAATATGGAGACTTATTAGTAAGTACCACActgaacagaaaacaaaatatgtcaaaataGTTCCCTCATATTTCCTTCCTGGTTCCTGGTTGGTCATTTGAGGTCATTGAATGATGAGTCTTCTCAGTTGGAGTTTGTCTCCATCTTGTGTCTTATAAAAGCATAACAATACTAAACAATTTCAATCAtttcctatatatatatatatatatatgttacatacatatatatatagtatatatatacatacatatatactatatatatatatatatatacatatatatatataggaaatatatatatatacatacatatatacatatatatatatatataaaagatTAGTTGCCACTGTCGTTCGGTCCGGGTTTCAAATCTTCTGAATAGAATTGAATGTTCTTCCCCATGCTTGCCTGGGTACTCCAAATTTCCTCCCACGCTCCAAAAACAAGCAGGATAGATCAAGTGAAGACTCCAAATAGTTCATAGGTGTGAAAAATTTGTGTAAATAGTTGTTCGTCCAGTGACCAGGCCAGGGAGTGCCCAGCCTCTCACAGCCATGCAGCTTACCTGATCTTAAAATTCTcaagatcaaataaaaaatattacttgATATCCACAATATATAAATCAGAAAAGACAGTATACCTACATTTCTGATAATCATCCAATATTGATCTTGTGCTGCAGGGTCACATagtcctttttcttttctttttttaaattgagttaTACAGGTTATAGGTAACAttaatagttaaaaaaaataaaattaaaagaaacacacactgTCGGTCTTTTTCggatcacaaaaaaaaaattttcatCAAATGTGCAGTCATTTTACGCAGTGTCTCTTGCATATGGATTGAACAAAGGGGAGAATCCGGCTTGgttcaacaatttttttttagcattgcacagaggcgtagccaggaatttttccagtaggggcgcacgcccacaggaaaaaaaatcgaacatcacccacgccgttcgctgatcgctaaaacaacatccgggtccgggagacaaacggtgaatggataaccattgcacatagaatagcgcaagcacattcgcgcaagaccgaaagaaaaaaacggcatgaaaatgaagaatcgaaaaagctcgattttttttcaaccggggcgcagggagtcctaaccggggcgccgccccggctcgccccggcttggctacgcctctggcaTTGCATCTAATCATTGCCATGACATTCATTGTCCATTTTCACATGAACTATATGCACTGCATGCATTCCATTATTGTTTGGGTTACAGTATATCTGTTTTATTATCCCAGTGCACGATGGTGGCATTGGCGGGGTGAAAATGATCTCTCTCAGCTTGACTAGCCAAAAGATGAGTTTCCCACGAGTCATGAGCGTGCTGATACTGACCAGGTCAAAAAGCAGTGAAGGAAAAACACTGCCTCTGACTGAGAGGAATTCACTTTGCAAAAAAGTTTACACAAAGTGTCGAGCAGCTTGGTGAAGACAACATACATTGCTATAAGACAAGCATTCACATCAATGCTGCTTTTGTGTGAATGTTAATAAACAGCCAATTAATTCAAGTACGTGTAGATGTTTTGATTAGCGGCgtgtgttattattattctacatTGAAGAGCAGTGTTGTCGCTCAATGgatttaaattcaaatcacACTCCCGGCTTGACGCTGGCCGTGTGGCCACTTCACTTCCTTTCCATGAACTATTCAAGATGTTCCAATGCAAATGTAATGCAACTTTTCTTAGCATCTTTctgctaactcgttagcctgcccagtacttcttgttggtgaccatacttcgcggatttcacttatcgcgggtggtttttggaaccaattatccgcgataaacgagggattactgtagttACTTAATATACTTAAAACTTAACTACTGAAAATACATGTTTAAATTAATCCATTATCCAAACAGCTAATTAGAGGTAATGATGGCAATCCAGATGCAACCATTTATGTTACTTTTTGGAATTCACACCACATTTCATAAAtgttaaaacattttcacgAGCAATTTCATGTaatatttctttccaaaagaGGCATTTAATGCATTACTGCTCAACTATGAATGACAGTTTTGCTAACCTCATGTAGTACCAATAGAGGAagtggatggacggatggataaataaataaaataataaaatacctTCGGTTgactgtgaatatttttttttaagaggaaGCTTACTTGATTGCCAGTAGAAAGACCAGCTCATAGTCAGtgtaaggggaaaaaacatggtactgaaaatatttttttatattgtttgcTCATTGCACAAacaaagtggaacaaaatttatttcaGGTCGGTAGCCAAAGAATAGCCCGTTTCCTaaataagactttttttccctgcaaATCTCATGGAGAGACATAAATTCAAAAGCCAGTAATGCTTTATTAATGTTGAAATGTTGTATTGTCAGTCAACAAAAGTACTCAAAAATTGCATCACTAGGAGCTAGTGCCACGACAAAGTGAAGGCTTGTCATGCATTTTAGTGTAATACTGTGTtatcaaatgcatttcagaAAGACGTGACAATGTTTTTACACTAAACAATGAATACAACCAAATCCCCATCAGTAATAATAATCCTGGGGTGATGCACATTTTACATAAATGGTTTCTAAATGGGCGGCTTGGtgacgcactgggtagcacgtccgcctcacagttaggagggtgcgggttcgattccgcctccgaccctccctgtgtgaagtttgcatgttctccccgggcccgcgtgggttttctccgggcactccggtttcctcccacatcccaaaaacatgcttggtaggccgattgaagaccccaaattgtccctaggtgtgagtgcgagtgcaaatggttgtttgtctctgtgtgccctgcgattggctggcaaccggttcagggtgtcccccgcctactgcccgatgacggctgggataggctccagctcacccgcgacccccgtggggattaagcggttcagaaaatggatgggttTCTAAATGAAGACAATGAGAGAGACCATGGGGGGGATACTAACTGGTTGACAGTGCATTGGCAAATGAACCACCCCAGTCCACTGGctgtgaaatttttttttttattgaaaagtaGCAAGCGTTTTACCTGTATTGATTTTCTGTAAGAAATGAAGACAACACAATAATTTTCAgaagaaaatgtctttatttcataTAAGAAAACTAAAACCAATACATAAAAGTAATTTTGAGTTGAAAAAGCTGGTTAGCTGATCAACGCTCAAGAGGTCATCACAACAGTAACAGGTGAGGCTGGATCCTCTGAGACTCACATACTCTGAGCCAGGTGAACGCGGTAACATTATAacagaattacaaaaaatttACAAGAGGAACAGGTCAAGggttaataaaattaaaaaaaaagacaaaaaaactatATGCAGCCTATTTTTTTCtagaaataaatgtatgtCCTTAATTGTCTGATACAAGCGCagctcaaaatgtattttaaaaaaaagtagactGACAACATAATGTATTTAATAAATACCCCTAAATCATAGACATTCATTAACATAAAGCTGAAAGACAGTCATCCGTATATACTGAACACATAAAAATGGGAATATTTCGACTATATACAGTTAAAGGGAATTAAATTGACCTTCAAGATTTACAGTGCAGTGGGGTGGCAGATTTCCATCGTCACACTTGCACATTAATATTTGGGTGTCATCTCTCACAAATCATCTTACAAGTTTTAAGACAAACAGATATCAGTTTAGCATAAGCAGAGCAAGAGGAGCCATGAGACCTAAGTTGTTGACCCGGCTGGTCCACCGATTGACATTGTGAACCAAGTTTGGGCTTTTATGCTTCACGATGTTGACGTTGGCACGGCTAAGTGAAAACCGCTCCTTTTCTTTGGTTAGTAGGcaaagaaacaaatcaggATAGCAGCTATGAGTGGCGAGAGAGTGTgaatgcaacaaaaatgagaacagAAATAGGCATGAACTGCCAAGCGTCAAAGCACAAGCTTACGATTCCGTGTATGCTAAAACGAATAGATGTTTGTAGGACGGTAACAAGAAAAGCTACCACTTCAACACTGATGTGATTTTTCAATAACGCAAGTGTCACATCATGCTTTTCACCAACCAGAGGAGCTAGTTTCGACAAAAACTCCCAGTGTCATTTGGAGACTATTTAAATGGATATTTAATATGAAAAACTACCTTTGTCTGGCTTCAAAACTACAAAATTCcaacttttgaaaatatttcagcCTTCCTTCACTGTGACCTTCAGTAAAATGACATCTATACATTCAACAAGTCAAACAACTATCAGGAAAGCAAAGGACTCCCTATTGATATTTCGATACAAATACTGGGTCGAGCTCATTCAGGCTTGAACAATTTCTCTACTAAACCTATTCAACCGCATTAAATATACTTTGACATATGTGAAAGGGTCAATAAAGTTAGTAACACCAAATCATAAAagaacaatcaaataaaaactgaaagTCACTGTTAGACTCAGcctaaaaaaatatcaaacatttcaacagaCAGCAAGCAATTTGCTTAGTATGTTCTATCATTTTGTAATCGTGCAACAGGAATGCGCTCAATGATTAAATTATATCAGTATGTACAATTACTTCAAGTATGCTTTTATGGGCTGGGCGTGGGTTCGATGATAGGCGGCACAGGGGCACTGACTGGGATGACACCAGTGGCcaggaggatgatgatgagcaCGATGATGAGGACGACGACCACGATGGCCACGATCAGCTTGACATTCTTCCACCAGTAGGAGCGAGCCACTTTATGAGACGTGTGCTTGAAGTGCTTAGCCTGCACACAGGAGGACACACCACACATTTCATGCTGTGACAGCGCCTGCGTTTACGTGTATGAAATTCCTTTAATATGATCACAGTTAGGATTAAAATTGTGATT is drawn from Syngnathus acus chromosome 9, fSynAcu1.2, whole genome shotgun sequence and contains these coding sequences:
- the vamp8 gene encoding vesicle-associated membrane protein 8 — encoded protein: MDYDPERGGEFQTPESLDKMAALRNEVDGVKNIMTQNVDRILARGERLDDLVGKSEDLQDGAKHFKHTSHKVARSYWWKNVKLIVAIVVVVLIIVLIIILLATGVIPVSAPVPPIIEPTPSP